The Chryseobacterium sp. 52 genome includes a region encoding these proteins:
- a CDS encoding PDZ domain-containing protein, with product MKFKLFLLAFFFSIFLGAQNNFELVNVKKAVIPFKLINNLIFIPINVNGAELTFMLDTGVAETILFSVENKEVKLQNVEKIKFSGLGGNVSIDGFKSDRNVAKIGKSIINSSMLLFIIVDEKFNISSHIGIPVNGVIGYHFFKDHPISIDYTSKKITIYQDADVFKKKIRKFDELPISIEKDKPYINADVEMTNDKNRSKLLIDLGNSDAIWLFPTLIKDFVYNRPNIDDYLGRGFNGDVYGKRSRIHNFYLGDFKFEKPLTAMPDEYSIQHVNLVKDRKGSVGGEIMRRFSVVFDYTGRKLYLKKNRNFDDPFHFNMSGLDFQQDGLEWQEDRVKIEPKKSSEASNEIPIGNNFQYKFILKPIFSVAGVRKDSPAFQAGLKKDDRVITINGRQTSDMTMEKIMELMRSDEGRSITMVVQRKNNKMTFNFVLEDPIPYQE from the coding sequence ATGAAATTTAAGCTTTTTTTACTGGCATTCTTCTTTAGCATTTTTTTAGGTGCCCAGAACAATTTTGAACTGGTAAATGTCAAAAAAGCTGTTATTCCTTTTAAGCTTATCAATAACCTTATTTTTATTCCTATTAATGTTAATGGGGCTGAGCTTACCTTTATGCTTGATACCGGAGTTGCAGAAACTATTCTTTTCAGTGTAGAGAATAAGGAAGTCAAGTTACAGAATGTCGAGAAAATAAAATTTTCTGGGCTTGGTGGGAATGTAAGTATAGACGGTTTTAAATCTGACCGCAATGTTGCTAAAATAGGTAAAAGCATCATCAATTCCTCCATGCTTTTGTTTATTATAGTTGATGAAAAATTCAATATTTCCTCCCATATAGGAATTCCTGTAAACGGAGTGATTGGCTATCATTTTTTTAAAGATCATCCCATTTCCATAGACTATACTTCAAAAAAGATCACAATATATCAGGATGCTGATGTATTTAAAAAGAAGATCAGAAAGTTTGATGAACTTCCAATAAGCATAGAAAAGGACAAACCTTATATCAATGCAGATGTAGAAATGACCAATGACAAAAATAGATCTAAACTTCTGATAGATCTTGGAAACAGCGATGCCATATGGCTCTTCCCTACCCTCATCAAAGATTTTGTTTACAACAGACCTAATATTGATGATTACCTGGGCCGTGGGTTCAATGGAGATGTTTATGGCAAAAGGAGCCGTATTCATAATTTTTATCTTGGAGACTTCAAATTTGAAAAGCCTCTCACCGCAATGCCGGATGAATATTCTATCCAGCATGTCAATCTCGTAAAAGACAGGAAGGGTTCTGTAGGTGGAGAAATAATGCGTAGGTTTTCTGTTGTTTTCGATTATACCGGCAGAAAATTATATTTGAAAAAAAACAGAAACTTTGATGATCCTTTTCATTTTAATATGAGTGGATTAGACTTTCAACAGGATGGATTGGAATGGCAGGAGGACCGGGTAAAAATTGAACCCAAAAAATCTTCTGAGGCCAGCAACGAAATTCCCATAGGAAATAATTTCCAGTATAAGTTTATCTTAAAACCTATCTTTTCAGTGGCAGGTGTAAGGAAAGATTCTCCGGCATTTCAAGCAGGACTGAAAAAAGATGACCGCGTCATTACAATCAACGGAAGACAAACTTCGGATATGACCATGGAAAAGATTATGGAACTGATG
- a CDS encoding alpha/beta hydrolase, translating into MNLDYIVREPEHITPDTTVLFMLHGYGSNEQDLFSFRETLPADWLIVSFRAPRATQFEGYSWFDIDFNNPENFIDIPQAKESLDGVLESILKIVNNYGLIEGKVHLCGFSQGGILCYALALKHPDMFNYVACLSSYPEEKLLDGIVKDKKKLERLRFFVSHGTDDAVIPMEWGRKAADLLYDLSCYFTFREYMSGHGVNQKNYMDLMEFFSK; encoded by the coding sequence ATGAATTTAGATTATATAGTAAGAGAACCGGAACATATCACTCCAGATACTACTGTACTTTTTATGCTTCATGGCTATGGCAGTAATGAGCAGGACCTTTTCAGCTTCAGGGAAACCCTTCCTGCTGACTGGCTTATTGTAAGTTTCAGAGCACCAAGAGCTACCCAGTTTGAGGGATATTCCTGGTTTGACATTGATTTTAATAACCCTGAAAATTTCATTGATATTCCTCAGGCGAAGGAATCGCTGGACGGAGTATTGGAAAGCATCTTGAAAATCGTCAATAATTATGGACTTATCGAAGGTAAAGTACATCTGTGCGGTTTCAGCCAGGGTGGAATATTATGTTATGCTTTAGCTTTAAAACATCCGGATATGTTCAATTATGTAGCCTGTCTGAGCAGTTATCCTGAGGAAAAACTTCTGGATGGGATTGTAAAAGACAAAAAGAAACTGGAAAGACTTCGTTTCTTTGTATCCCACGGAACAGATGATGCCGTTATTCCTATGGAATGGGGAAGAAAGGCTGCAGACCTTCTGTATGACCTGAGCTGTTATTTCACTTTCAGAGAGTATATGAGCGGACATGGTGTGAATCAGAAGAATTATATGGATCTGATGGAATTTTTCTCAAAATAG
- the tyrS gene encoding tyrosine--tRNA ligase yields the protein MNSFIEELKWRGLFADMMPGTDEQLNKEVTTAYIGFDPTADSLHIGSLIQIKILAHFQQHGHKPIALVGGATGMIGDPSGKSAERNLLDEATLLHYVDCLKNQLSKFLDFDGNGPNKAELVNNYDWMKNISFLDFAKNVGKNITVNYMMAKDSVKKRLSGDSSVDGMSFTEFTYQLIQGYDFLHLYQNNNVKLQMGGSDQWGNITTGTELIRRKAQGEAFALTVPLITKADGSKFGKSESGENYWLDKKKTSPYKFYQFWLNATDDDAERFIKFYTFIGKEEIEALIEEHKAAPHERKLQKRLAEEVTVWVHGREEYEKALKASEILFGRSTAEDLVSLDEETFLEVFDGVPQKELSKSDVLGISIVDLLSEKSGFLKSKSEAQREIKGNAISVNKEKVNDTYTANESDLIDGKFLLLQKGKKSYFIVKAQ from the coding sequence ATGAATTCCTTTATAGAAGAATTAAAATGGCGTGGTCTTTTTGCCGATATGATGCCAGGAACCGATGAACAACTGAATAAAGAGGTAACTACTGCGTATATTGGTTTCGACCCGACTGCTGATTCTTTGCATATCGGAAGTCTTATCCAGATAAAAATTCTGGCTCACTTCCAGCAACATGGCCATAAACCAATCGCTTTGGTAGGAGGTGCTACAGGAATGATTGGAGATCCTTCAGGAAAATCTGCAGAAAGAAATCTTTTGGATGAGGCAACTCTTCTGCATTATGTTGACTGTTTAAAAAACCAGCTTTCAAAATTTTTAGATTTTGATGGTAATGGGCCTAATAAAGCGGAACTGGTTAACAATTATGACTGGATGAAAAATATTTCTTTCCTTGATTTTGCTAAAAATGTCGGGAAAAATATTACAGTCAATTATATGATGGCAAAAGATTCTGTAAAGAAGAGATTATCCGGAGACAGCAGTGTAGACGGGATGAGTTTTACAGAATTCACGTACCAGCTTATCCAGGGATATGATTTCCTTCACCTGTATCAAAATAATAATGTAAAACTTCAGATGGGTGGTTCTGACCAGTGGGGAAATATCACTACAGGTACTGAACTGATCCGTAGAAAAGCACAGGGAGAAGCTTTTGCATTAACAGTTCCTTTGATCACTAAGGCTGACGGTTCTAAGTTTGGAAAGTCTGAAAGCGGAGAAAATTACTGGCTGGACAAAAAGAAAACGTCTCCGTACAAATTCTATCAGTTCTGGCTGAATGCCACAGATGATGACGCAGAAAGATTTATTAAATTCTATACTTTCATAGGAAAAGAAGAAATTGAAGCTTTAATTGAAGAGCATAAAGCTGCGCCTCATGAAAGAAAACTTCAAAAGAGACTGGCTGAGGAAGTAACGGTATGGGTACATGGCAGAGAAGAATATGAAAAAGCGCTTAAGGCTTCGGAAATTCTTTTCGGACGTTCTACTGCTGAGGATCTGGTAAGCCTGGATGAAGAAACTTTCCTGGAGGTTTTTGACGGTGTTCCACAGAAAGAATTATCAAAATCTGATGTTTTAGGAATAAGTATCGTTGATTTACTTTCTGAGAAATCAGGTTTCCTGAAATCTAAAAGTGAGGCTCAAAGAGAAATCAAAGGGAATGCGATCTCTGTGAACAAAGAAAAAGTAAATGATACTTATACAGCTAATGAAAGCGATCTTATTGACGGTAAATTTTTACTGCTTCAAAAGGGTAAGAAAAGCTACTTCATTGTAAAAGCTCAATAA
- a CDS encoding RNA polymerase sigma factor — MNDEQLFLLIQKAKEKDQKAQTKLINIFWVDVFSFVMKKVRDENDADEITVNVFSKVLSKLDMYDPHFQFKTWILTIAQNTVIDFWRKRSRENQDPTENLDEVKNQFAKSPEELMISNEEQKKIIKTIESLDANYQDIIKLRFFEEKSIKEIAEELGISVANTKVRVMRAKKVLAELLKNNEFDDN; from the coding sequence ATGAACGACGAACAGCTATTTCTGCTTATTCAAAAGGCAAAAGAAAAGGACCAGAAGGCCCAGACCAAACTCATCAATATTTTTTGGGTGGATGTTTTCTCTTTTGTCATGAAGAAAGTGAGAGATGAAAATGATGCAGACGAGATCACCGTAAATGTTTTTTCAAAAGTACTTTCAAAACTGGATATGTATGATCCACATTTTCAGTTTAAAACCTGGATATTGACCATTGCCCAAAATACAGTTATTGATTTCTGGAGAAAAAGAAGCCGGGAAAATCAGGATCCTACTGAAAATCTTGATGAGGTTAAAAATCAGTTTGCAAAATCCCCCGAAGAGCTGATGATCTCTAATGAAGAACAGAAAAAAATCATTAAAACCATCGAATCCCTGGATGCCAATTATCAGGATATTATCAAATTAAGATTCTTTGAAGAAAAAAGTATCAAAGAAATTGCAGAAGAGCTGGGAATTTCCGTTGCCAATACGAAGGTAAGGGTTATGCGTGCCAAAAAGGTCCTGGCAGAACTGCTGAAAAATAATGAATTTGATGATAATTAA
- the lipA gene encoding lipoyl synthase, whose translation MENLVQDTTVQKPKWIRVKLPTGKNYRELRTLVDKYKLNTICQSGSCPNMGECWGEGTATFMILGNICTRSCGFCGVKTGKPLDVNWDEPEKVARSIKLMKIKHAVLTSVDRDDLKDMGSILWGETVNAVRRISPGTTMETLIPDFQGLTKHIDRLVEVAPEVISHNMETVKRLTREVRIQAKYERSLEVLRYLKEAGQRRTKTGMMLGLGETKDEVFQTIEDIRNANVDVITLGQYLQPTKKHLPVKRFITPEEFDELGDFARSLGFRHVESSPLVRSSYHAEKHIH comes from the coding sequence ATGGAAAATTTAGTTCAAGATACTACCGTTCAAAAACCAAAGTGGATCCGTGTAAAACTTCCTACCGGAAAGAACTACAGGGAGCTTAGGACTTTGGTGGACAAATATAAATTAAATACCATATGCCAGAGCGGAAGCTGTCCGAATATGGGTGAATGCTGGGGAGAAGGAACGGCAACGTTCATGATCTTAGGAAATATCTGTACAAGAAGCTGCGGATTTTGCGGCGTTAAAACAGGAAAACCACTTGATGTCAATTGGGATGAGCCTGAAAAAGTGGCCCGTTCTATTAAATTAATGAAGATCAAGCATGCTGTTCTTACGTCTGTAGACCGTGACGACCTGAAAGATATGGGATCAATTCTTTGGGGTGAAACCGTGAATGCCGTGAGAAGAATTTCTCCCGGAACGACCATGGAAACCCTTATTCCCGATTTTCAGGGACTTACCAAACATATTGACAGATTGGTAGAAGTGGCTCCGGAAGTGATTTCTCACAATATGGAAACCGTAAAACGTCTGACAAGAGAAGTAAGGATACAGGCTAAATATGAACGAAGCTTGGAAGTATTGAGATACTTAAAAGAAGCAGGTCAGAGAAGAACAAAAACAGGTATGATGCTTGGTTTGGGGGAAACTAAAGATGAGGTTTTCCAGACGATTGAAGATATCAGAAATGCCAACGTAGATGTGATTACGCTTGGACAATATCTGCAGCCTACCAAAAAACATTTGCCGGTGAAAAGATTTATTACACCGGAAGAGTTTGATGAATTGGGAGATTTCGCAAGAAGCTTAGGTTTCAGACATGTTGAAAGCTCACCTTTAGTAAGAAGTTCTTACCACGCTGAAAAACATATTCACTAA